One stretch of Plodia interpunctella isolate USDA-ARS_2022_Savannah chromosome 10, ilPloInte3.2, whole genome shotgun sequence DNA includes these proteins:
- the LOC128672853 gene encoding esterase E4 isoform X2 — protein sequence MLSWHHVGKLSNRELYIVLAALLGFAQLSYLRIMEGPIVEIEQGKLQGKICGGYSLFKSIPYAKPPVGELRFSAPVPPEPWSGVRDATKDCDICAQFDAVTGSVVGSEDCLYLNVTTPKLPPGDLLPVMFYIHGGGFVFGNGTDVSAFGAEYLIKKNVVVVSINYRLGVFGFVCLDRKEATGNMGLRDQVQALKWVQNNISKFGGDPANVTIFGISAGGASVEYLMLSPMAKGLFQKAIAQSGSSLLPWSLNDQAREHTRKIPAVLGQIINDDTELLKYLMELSTKDLAQVTVMLMTQTKHQGGIFFGFVPTIEKTGDWEAFLDKSPYTIIKEGKYSKVPFISGFCTREGLIMDAIPFSTPLKKLINDKNYIEVIDEYFGIDISKANDISQKFTSLYEKDNEFNEPDGFAIDFFSDVDFIGGIYTAASWMVEHNPSIYLYEFAYDGNMNHVKIKMNIKRKGACHGDDGGYLVKADILESANITETDKLVRERMIEMWTNFSKYGVPTKGKNEIIPTNWEPMGKEMKYLVIDETPSMQQDPYPQRTHFFKSLYDTYYSKKH from the exons ATGCTTAGTTGGCACCACGTTGGCAAGCTCTCAAATCGTGAACTGTATATTGTACTAGCGGCCCttctcggcttcgctcag TTGTCGTATTTGAGAATCATGGAGGGACCTATTGTGGAAATTGAGCAAGGGAAGCTGCAAGGAAAGATTTGTGGCGggtattctttattcaaatcaatTCCTTATGCGAAGCCTCCTGTTGGCGAACTGAGGTTTTCG GCTCCAGTCCCACCGGAACCGTGGAGTGGTGTACGAGACGCTACGAAGGATTGCGATATTTGTGCCCAATTTGATGCGGTTACCGGTTCTGTAGTTGGAAGCGAAGATTGCCTATACCTCAATGTTACAACTCCCAAATTGCCGCCAGGCGATCTGCTTCCTGTGATGTTTTATATTCACGGAGGGGGATTTGTATTTGGGAACGGTACTGATGTATCTGCTTTTGGAGCTGAATACTTGATTAAGAAGAACGTGGTCGTTGTCTCCATAAATTACCGATTGGGTGTATTTGGTTTTGTGTGCCTCGATAGAAAAGAAGCTACTGGTAATATGGGATTGCGTGATCAAGTTCAAGCTCTTAAGTgggtacaaaataatattagtaaattcGGTGGGGATCCTGCAAACGTAACAATATTTGGCATTAGCGCTGGTGGAGCATCGGTTGAATATTTAATGCTTTCTCCCATGGCTAAAGGTTTATTCCAAAAAGCTATTGCTCAGTCAGGCTCTTCATTGCTGCCTTGGTCTCTGAATGACCAAGCGAGAGAACACACAAGAAAAATACCAGCAGTATTGGGACAAATAATTAACGATGATACAgagttactaaaatatttaatggaatTGTCAACAAAAGATTTGGCACAGGTTACGGTAATGCTTATGacacaaacaaaacatcaaGGTGGCATCTTTTTTGGTTTTGTACCAACTATAGAAAAAACAGGTGATTGGGAAGCATTTTTGGATAAATCACCGTACACTATAATAAAAGAGGGTAAATACAGTAAAGTTCCTTTTATTTCTGGATTCTGTACACGAGAAGGTCTCATTATGGATGCCATTCCATTTAGTACACCTCTTAAAAAGCTAATTAATGACAAGAACTATATAGAAGTCATAGATGAATATTTCGGAATTGATATTTCAAAAGCAAAtgatatttctcaaaaatttaCAAGCCTGTATGAGAAAGACAACGAATTCAATGAACCAGATGGTTTTGCTATTGACTTTTTCTCAGACGTCGATTTTATTGGTGGGATATACACGGCTGCTTCTTGGATGGTGGAACACAATCCATCAATCTATTTATATGAATTCGCTTATGATGGTAATATGAATcacgttaaaataaaaatgaacattaAACGCAAAGGAGCATGTCACGGAGATGACGGTGGTTACTTGGTGAAGGCAGATATTTTGGAATCTGCGAACATTACCGAAACCGATAAACTAGTGCGGGAGAGAATGATTGAGATGTGGACTAATTTCTCTAAATATGG cGTGCCTACAAAGGGTAAAAACGAGATTATTCCAACGAATTGGGAGCCCATGGGCAAAGAAATGAAGTATTTGGTAATCGATGAGACTCCCTCTATGCAGCAGGATCCGTATCCGCAAAGAACTCATTTCTTCAAGTCATTATATGACACCTACTACAGcaaaaaacattaa
- the LOC128672854 gene encoding glucose-fructose oxidoreductase domain-containing protein 1-like produces MLPGIGVFGTGAIAKVLVPFLREKGFSVEAIWGVTLQEAEAAAKELKIPFFTNKIDDVLLKKNVNLVFIVCAPNLHAQISVKALGIGKHVVCDKPAGLCQAEALKMVRAAQYYPTLISIINHSLRFLPAFSHMRKSIQEGYLGDPEELTLIDVRVQMGPLLGESYNWLCDDTMGGGSLTLVGSHVIDLVSYLTGQKVVKVHGVLRTFVEETSKVNGIRKITAPDFCTFQLQMDKGLLVTATVSNHLPGPCFNQEIYVCSKRGYMVVRGGDLHGKLHKTHSKTNLEDEGKRPHDKEEVIYVDVEDLSCASSVVPKPYVKGLCKMISALKEAFLPVKEQMDWVKEPVRAAATFEDGQRVQATMEALRQSNEDGCWITVQLLTEPPDPNPALSAAVRRTAISLQ; encoded by the coding sequence atgttgccAGGCATTGGCGTCTTTGGTACAGGTGCTATAGCCAAAGTATTGGTGCCATTTCTTAGAGAAAAAGGATTTTCCGTTGAAGCGATATGGGGAGTAACCTTGCAAGAAGCTGAAGCAGCAGCAAAGGAGTTGAAGATCCCATTTTTCACTAATAAAATAGATGATGTTCTTCTGAAGAAAAATGTCAATCTTGTGTTTATTGTGTGCGCACCAAATTTACACGCCCAAATATCTGTGAAAGCTCTTGGCATAGGAAAACATGTAGTTTGTGATAAACCTGCAGGACTTTGCCAGGCTGAAGCTCTGAAAATGGTACGAGCGGCTCAGTATTATCCCACTTTGAtatctataataaatcattccCTCAGATTCTTGCCAGCTTTCAGTCATATGAGGAAAAGTATACAAGAAGGATATCTAGGTGATCCAGAAGAGTTGACCTTAATAGATGTGAGAGTACAAATGGGACCATTACTGGGCGAAAGTTATAATTGGTTATGTGATGACACAATGGGAGGTGGGTCACTCACTTTGGTTGGTAGCCATGTAATCGACTTGGTATCATATCTCACAGGTCAAAAAGTTGTAAAAGTCCATGGTGTATTGAGAACATTTGTTGAAGAGACTTCAAAAGTAAATggtattagaaaaataactgcacCAGACTTTTGTACATTTCAATTACAAATGGACAAGGGGTTGTTAGTGACTGCCACAGTGAGCAACCATTTGCCTGGGCCTTGTTTCAACCAAGAAATCTATGTGTGCAGCAAAAGAGGTTACATGGTAGTAAGAGGAGGAGACTTGCATGGGAAACTGCACAAAACTCATTCAAAAACGAATTTAGAAGATGAAGGGAAAAGACCTCATGACAAAGAAGAAGTTATTTATGTAGATGTTGAAGATTTAAGTTGCGCTTCTAGTGTGGTGCCAAAACCATATGTGAAAGGACTTTGTAAAATGATAAGCGCGCTAAAAGAGGCTTTTTTACCTGTGAAAGAGCAAATGGACTGGGTGAAGGAGCCTGTGAGGGCTGCGGCTACTTTTGAAGATGGGCAGAGAGTCCAGGCCACCATGGAAGCATTACGTCAGTCGAATGAGGATGGATGTTGGATCACAGTACAACTGTTGACAGAGCCACCAGATCCAAACCCAGCTTTGTCAGCTGCAGTGAGACGTACAGCCATATCTTTGCAATAg
- the LOC128672853 gene encoding esterase E4 isoform X3: MEGPIVEIEQGKLQGKICGGYSLFKSIPYAKPPVGELRFSAPVPPEPWSGVRDATKDCDICAQFDAVTGSVVGSEDCLYLNVTTPKLPPGDLLPVMFYIHGGGFVFGNGTDVSAFGAEYLIKKNVVVVSINYRLGVFGFVCLDRKEATGNMGLRDQVQALKWVQNNISKFGGDPANVTIFGISAGGASVEYLMLSPMAKGLFQKAIAQSGSSLLPWSLNDQAREHTRKIPAVLGQIINDDTELLKYLMELSTKDLAQVTVMLMTQTKHQGGIFFGFVPTIEKTGDWEAFLDKSPYTIIKEGKYSKVPFISGFCTREGLIMDAIPFSTPLKKLINDKNYIEVIDEYFGIDISKANDISQKFTSLYEKDNEFNEPDGFAIDFFSDVDFIGGIYTAASWMVEHNPSIYLYEFAYDGNMNHVKIKMNIKRKGACHGDDGGYLVKADILESANITETDKLVRERMIEMWTNFSKYGVPTKGKNEIIPTNWEPMGKEMKYLVIDETPSMQQDPYPQRTHFFKSLYDTYYSKKH, encoded by the exons ATGGAGGGACCTATTGTGGAAATTGAGCAAGGGAAGCTGCAAGGAAAGATTTGTGGCGggtattctttattcaaatcaatTCCTTATGCGAAGCCTCCTGTTGGCGAACTGAGGTTTTCG GCTCCAGTCCCACCGGAACCGTGGAGTGGTGTACGAGACGCTACGAAGGATTGCGATATTTGTGCCCAATTTGATGCGGTTACCGGTTCTGTAGTTGGAAGCGAAGATTGCCTATACCTCAATGTTACAACTCCCAAATTGCCGCCAGGCGATCTGCTTCCTGTGATGTTTTATATTCACGGAGGGGGATTTGTATTTGGGAACGGTACTGATGTATCTGCTTTTGGAGCTGAATACTTGATTAAGAAGAACGTGGTCGTTGTCTCCATAAATTACCGATTGGGTGTATTTGGTTTTGTGTGCCTCGATAGAAAAGAAGCTACTGGTAATATGGGATTGCGTGATCAAGTTCAAGCTCTTAAGTgggtacaaaataatattagtaaattcGGTGGGGATCCTGCAAACGTAACAATATTTGGCATTAGCGCTGGTGGAGCATCGGTTGAATATTTAATGCTTTCTCCCATGGCTAAAGGTTTATTCCAAAAAGCTATTGCTCAGTCAGGCTCTTCATTGCTGCCTTGGTCTCTGAATGACCAAGCGAGAGAACACACAAGAAAAATACCAGCAGTATTGGGACAAATAATTAACGATGATACAgagttactaaaatatttaatggaatTGTCAACAAAAGATTTGGCACAGGTTACGGTAATGCTTATGacacaaacaaaacatcaaGGTGGCATCTTTTTTGGTTTTGTACCAACTATAGAAAAAACAGGTGATTGGGAAGCATTTTTGGATAAATCACCGTACACTATAATAAAAGAGGGTAAATACAGTAAAGTTCCTTTTATTTCTGGATTCTGTACACGAGAAGGTCTCATTATGGATGCCATTCCATTTAGTACACCTCTTAAAAAGCTAATTAATGACAAGAACTATATAGAAGTCATAGATGAATATTTCGGAATTGATATTTCAAAAGCAAAtgatatttctcaaaaatttaCAAGCCTGTATGAGAAAGACAACGAATTCAATGAACCAGATGGTTTTGCTATTGACTTTTTCTCAGACGTCGATTTTATTGGTGGGATATACACGGCTGCTTCTTGGATGGTGGAACACAATCCATCAATCTATTTATATGAATTCGCTTATGATGGTAATATGAATcacgttaaaataaaaatgaacattaAACGCAAAGGAGCATGTCACGGAGATGACGGTGGTTACTTGGTGAAGGCAGATATTTTGGAATCTGCGAACATTACCGAAACCGATAAACTAGTGCGGGAGAGAATGATTGAGATGTGGACTAATTTCTCTAAATATGG cGTGCCTACAAAGGGTAAAAACGAGATTATTCCAACGAATTGGGAGCCCATGGGCAAAGAAATGAAGTATTTGGTAATCGATGAGACTCCCTCTATGCAGCAGGATCCGTATCCGCAAAGAACTCATTTCTTCAAGTCATTATATGACACCTACTACAGcaaaaaacattaa
- the LOC128672857 gene encoding 10 kDa heat shock protein, mitochondrial — MSGALKKIIPLLDRVLIKRAEAVTKTAGGIVIPEKAQSKVLHGEVVAVGTGTRKENGEFIPVLVKVGDKVLLPEYGGTKVSLDNDEKEYHLFRESDILAKIDN, encoded by the coding sequence ATGTCCGGAGCTTTGAAAAAGATTATTCCACTTTTGGACCGCGTTCTTATCAAAAGAGCAGAAGCTGTAACCAAAACTGCTGGTGGTATCGTCATTCCAGAGAAGGCACAGTCGAAGGTACTTCATGGAGAAGTAGTCGCTGTTGGCACAGGTACCAGAAAAGAAAACGGCGAATTTATTCCAGTCCTAGTCAAAGTCGGAGACAAGGTTCTCTTACCTGAATACGGCGGCACCAAAGTATCCTTGGATAATGATGAGAAGGAATACCATCTGTTCAGGGAATCTGACATTCTGGCCAAGATCGACAACTGA
- the LOC128672856 gene encoding uncharacterized protein LOC128672856 gives MAVDGIDNEIKSSALDLIGNTPIVALDRIHPGPGRILAKCEFMNPGASIKCRSSLHMIRKAREDGLLEPGQPVVERTSGNQGCGLAVVCSVLEHPLIVTMSKGNSVQRAIHMEALGAKCVRVPQVEGTYGSVTNADVQALEEVCTKIVEDNKAFYVNQFSNTRNSEAHYLTTGPEIWRQTGQHVDVFLAAVGTAGTFAGTSKYLKEKNPKLLAFVVEPAGSEPIKGEPITKPMHLLQGSGYGVVPDLFDYDHMDGTVSITDEEAVKYMNLLGTKEGLYLGYTSGANVAAAMKLLESGKVPKDAWIVTTLNDSGLKYTPVPEELTK, from the coding sequence ATGGCAGTAGACGGAATagacaatgaaataaaatcttcgGCATTGGATCTCATCGGCAATACACCGATCGTCGCTCTGGATCGCATACATCCAGGACCAGGTCGCATTCTAGCGAAATGTGAGTTTATGAATCCAGGCGCCTCCATCAAGTGCCGGTCCTCGCTGCACATGATACGGAAGGCGCGCGAAGACGGTCTGCTGGAACCAGGACAGCCAGTTGTCGAAAGAACCTCCGGCAACCAGGGATGTGGCCTGGCCGTTGTGTGTTCTGTTTTGGAACATCCACTTATAGTAACTATGTCAAAGGGCAATAGTGTACAAAGAGCCATACACATGGAAGCTCTTGGTGCTAAATGCGTGAGAGTTCCACAAGTAGAAGGTACATATGGTAGCGTTACAAATGCAGATGTCCAAGCCCTCGAAGAAGTTTGTACGAAGATAGTTGAGGACAATAAAGCATTTTACGTGAACCAGTTTAGCAATACGAGAAATTCTGAGGCTCATTATTTGACTACAGGACCTGAAATTTGGAGGCAAACTGGACAACATGTTGATGTATTTCTCGCCGCAGTCGGAACGGCTGGAACGTTTGCTGgaacttcaaaatatttaaaagagaaaaatCCCAAATTGTTGGCGTTTGTAGTGGAGCCTGCTGGTTCCGAACCAATAAAAGGTGAACCTATTACAAAACCTATGCATTTGTTACAAGGCTCTGGGTATGGAGTTGTCCcagatttatttgattacgATCATATGGATGGCACTGTAAGTATTACGGACGAGGAAGCAGTTAAGTATATGAATCTGCTTGGCACGAAGGAAGGCCTCTACCTTGGGTACACGAGCGGTGCTAATGTGGCTGCCGCAATGAAACTCCTGGAGTCTGGTAAGGTTCCTAAGGATGCTTGGATAGTAACGACGTTAAATGACAGTGGTCTAAAATATACTCCAGTGCCTGAGGAATTGACTAAGTGA
- the LOC128672853 gene encoding esterase E4 isoform X1, with product MFDDYTKYFPAHYNNAVILYYIHYYRMRVCTCFPTKFLSVRAGFFTLLSYLRIMEGPIVEIEQGKLQGKICGGYSLFKSIPYAKPPVGELRFSAPVPPEPWSGVRDATKDCDICAQFDAVTGSVVGSEDCLYLNVTTPKLPPGDLLPVMFYIHGGGFVFGNGTDVSAFGAEYLIKKNVVVVSINYRLGVFGFVCLDRKEATGNMGLRDQVQALKWVQNNISKFGGDPANVTIFGISAGGASVEYLMLSPMAKGLFQKAIAQSGSSLLPWSLNDQAREHTRKIPAVLGQIINDDTELLKYLMELSTKDLAQVTVMLMTQTKHQGGIFFGFVPTIEKTGDWEAFLDKSPYTIIKEGKYSKVPFISGFCTREGLIMDAIPFSTPLKKLINDKNYIEVIDEYFGIDISKANDISQKFTSLYEKDNEFNEPDGFAIDFFSDVDFIGGIYTAASWMVEHNPSIYLYEFAYDGNMNHVKIKMNIKRKGACHGDDGGYLVKADILESANITETDKLVRERMIEMWTNFSKYGVPTKGKNEIIPTNWEPMGKEMKYLVIDETPSMQQDPYPQRTHFFKSLYDTYYSKKH from the exons ATGTTTGATGactatactaaatattttcccgcgcattataataatgcagtTATCCTATACTACATTCATTATTATAGAATGCGTGTTTGTACTTGTTTTCCGACGAAGTTTTTATCAGTGCGTGCAGGATTTTTTACTTTG TTGTCGTATTTGAGAATCATGGAGGGACCTATTGTGGAAATTGAGCAAGGGAAGCTGCAAGGAAAGATTTGTGGCGggtattctttattcaaatcaatTCCTTATGCGAAGCCTCCTGTTGGCGAACTGAGGTTTTCG GCTCCAGTCCCACCGGAACCGTGGAGTGGTGTACGAGACGCTACGAAGGATTGCGATATTTGTGCCCAATTTGATGCGGTTACCGGTTCTGTAGTTGGAAGCGAAGATTGCCTATACCTCAATGTTACAACTCCCAAATTGCCGCCAGGCGATCTGCTTCCTGTGATGTTTTATATTCACGGAGGGGGATTTGTATTTGGGAACGGTACTGATGTATCTGCTTTTGGAGCTGAATACTTGATTAAGAAGAACGTGGTCGTTGTCTCCATAAATTACCGATTGGGTGTATTTGGTTTTGTGTGCCTCGATAGAAAAGAAGCTACTGGTAATATGGGATTGCGTGATCAAGTTCAAGCTCTTAAGTgggtacaaaataatattagtaaattcGGTGGGGATCCTGCAAACGTAACAATATTTGGCATTAGCGCTGGTGGAGCATCGGTTGAATATTTAATGCTTTCTCCCATGGCTAAAGGTTTATTCCAAAAAGCTATTGCTCAGTCAGGCTCTTCATTGCTGCCTTGGTCTCTGAATGACCAAGCGAGAGAACACACAAGAAAAATACCAGCAGTATTGGGACAAATAATTAACGATGATACAgagttactaaaatatttaatggaatTGTCAACAAAAGATTTGGCACAGGTTACGGTAATGCTTATGacacaaacaaaacatcaaGGTGGCATCTTTTTTGGTTTTGTACCAACTATAGAAAAAACAGGTGATTGGGAAGCATTTTTGGATAAATCACCGTACACTATAATAAAAGAGGGTAAATACAGTAAAGTTCCTTTTATTTCTGGATTCTGTACACGAGAAGGTCTCATTATGGATGCCATTCCATTTAGTACACCTCTTAAAAAGCTAATTAATGACAAGAACTATATAGAAGTCATAGATGAATATTTCGGAATTGATATTTCAAAAGCAAAtgatatttctcaaaaatttaCAAGCCTGTATGAGAAAGACAACGAATTCAATGAACCAGATGGTTTTGCTATTGACTTTTTCTCAGACGTCGATTTTATTGGTGGGATATACACGGCTGCTTCTTGGATGGTGGAACACAATCCATCAATCTATTTATATGAATTCGCTTATGATGGTAATATGAATcacgttaaaataaaaatgaacattaAACGCAAAGGAGCATGTCACGGAGATGACGGTGGTTACTTGGTGAAGGCAGATATTTTGGAATCTGCGAACATTACCGAAACCGATAAACTAGTGCGGGAGAGAATGATTGAGATGTGGACTAATTTCTCTAAATATGG cGTGCCTACAAAGGGTAAAAACGAGATTATTCCAACGAATTGGGAGCCCATGGGCAAAGAAATGAAGTATTTGGTAATCGATGAGACTCCCTCTATGCAGCAGGATCCGTATCCGCAAAGAACTCATTTCTTCAAGTCATTATATGACACCTACTACAGcaaaaaacattaa
- the LOC128672855 gene encoding juvenile hormone esterase-like, which translates to MTISQGKLRGGICKTENGFQYYEFLGIPYAKPPIGELRFKNPEPPEKWDHERDATSISVQNIATQVDFVTGKIIGSEDCLYLNVYTPNLNSNLLPVIVFIHGGGFIHGNGTIKTENGPDFLVEHNVVVVTINYRLNIFGFMSLDIPEAPGNMGLKDQLKALKWVKTNISNFGGDVNNITLMGISAGAASTEYLMLSPLANGLFHKAIIRSGSALNHWAINYDIVKLTTKVAQLLGYEGAIQERKAIYEFLKTIPETQLIGASFQITETNVSNRVYFGFVPCIEKSFGNNDEILTTDPYKLLEEGNFSKIPVMRGFCNKEGSLMGMMKPIAMKNLIEKKDFMYHWSYNIDPDDREKYNKEFSESYLNNIKPDDEENKFA; encoded by the exons A TGACAATATCCCAAGGAAAGCTGAGGGGAGGGATATGTAAAACTGAGAACGGATTCCAATATTATGAGTTTCTCGGCATCCCATATGCTAAACCTCCCATTGGGGAATTAAGATTTAAG aaTCCTGAACCACCTGAGAAATGGGACCACGAAAGAGATGCCACATCTATTTCTGTTCAAAATATCGCGACTCAAGTGGACTTTGTAACCGGAAAAATAATAGGCAGTGAAGATTgtctatatttaaatgtttatactCCTAACTTAAATTCCAATCTACTTCCTGTTATTGTCTTTATACACGGAGGAGGTTTTATTCATGGCAATGGTAccataaaaactgaaaatggACCCGATTTTTTAGTGGAACATAATGTTGTAGTAGTGACAATCAATTacagattaaatatatttggattCATGTCTTTAGATATACCAGAAGCACCGGGAAATATGGGTCTAAAAGATCAACTAAAAGCCTTAAAATGGGtgaaaactaatatttcaaattttggtGGTgacgtaaataatattactttaatgGGTATAAGTGCTGGCGCCGCATCTACAGAATATCTCATGTTATCTCCGCTTGCAAATGGACTGTTTCATAAAGCTATTATAAGGTCAGGTTCTGCTCTTAACCATTGGGCTATTAATTACGACATAGTAAAACTTACCACAAAAGTAGCTCAATTATTGGGGTACGAAGGAGCAATACAAGAAAGAAAAGCAATTTATGAATTTCTTAAAACTATACCCGAAACACAACTAATTGGAGCAAGTTTTCAAATTACTGAAACTAACGTGTCAAATAGAGTATATTTTGGCTTCGTGCCATGCATAGAAAAAAGTTTTGGTAACAATGATGAAATTCTAACAACAGATCCATACAAATTATTGGAAGAAGGAAATTTCAGCAAAATACCTGTTATGAGAGGGTTTTGTAATAAAGAAGGTTCTCTGATGGGGATGATGAAGCCTATTGCTATGAAAAATCTAATAGAAAAGAAAGACTTCATGTACCACTGGTCATACAATATAGATCCCGATGATAGAGAGAAATACAATAAAGAATTTAGTGAAtcttatttgaataatatcaaGCCTGATGACGAAGAGAATAAATTTGCCTAA